From Lolium perenne isolate Kyuss_39 chromosome 5, Kyuss_2.0, whole genome shotgun sequence, a single genomic window includes:
- the LOC127299964 gene encoding peroxidase 2 has product MAVISCLSPAARCSLLLTVGALVLVLSHGAHANGGYRTGLSSSFYDSSCPSTRDIVRRVIQDARVADARIPASLIRLHFHDCFANGCDGSLLLDDDVSSGIVSEKKAPGNYKSARGFNVVDNIKRSLEKACPGIVSCADILTLAAEISIELAGGPSWSVPLGRRDGTKTNIESADDLPSPFDPLDILQKKFKNMGLNDIDLVALQGAHTFGRTQCQFTQRNCTARQDEGTLVNFDAVTPDVFDNKYYGNLLRGRAPLSSDQVMMSDPFAATTTAPIVRRFSDNQKEFFRNFAASMIKMGNISPLTGRDGEIRKNCRRVNMKYY; this is encoded by the exons ATGGCCGTTATATCTTGCTTGTCGCCGGCTGCTCGTTGCAGCCTCTTGCTCACGGTAGGTGCACTAGTCCTAGTGCTGAGCCACGGCGCCCACGCTAATGGTGGTTACCGTACCGGGTTAAGCTCTTCGTTCTACGACAGCTCATGCCCTAGTACACGAGACATTGTCCGACGCGTCATCCAAGACGCCCGTGTCGCCGACGCGCGCATCCCGGCCAGCCTCATTCGCCTTCACTTCCACGACTGCTTTGCCAAC GGTTGTGATGGATCGCTTCTGCTTGATGACGACGTCTCCTCGGGGATAGTGAGCGAGAAGAAAGCTCCTGGGAATTACAAGTCAGCCCGTGGATTCAATGTGGTCGATAACATCAAGCGCTCATTGGAGAAAGCTTGCCCCGGCATCGTCTCATGTGCCGACATCCTCACCCTAGCTGCTGAAATCTCTATCGAACTGGCCGGAGGGCCATCATGGAGCGTTCCCCTCGGGCGCCGCGATGGCACGAAGACCAACATTGAGAGCGCCGACGATCTACCGAGCCCTTTCGACCCTCTGGATATCCTTCAAAAGAAATTCAAGAACATGGGTCTCAATGACATTGACCTTGTTGCCCTTCAGGGAGCGCACACCTTTGGCCGGACGCAGTGTCAATTCACACAGCGGAACTGCACGGCCAGGCAGGATGAGGGGACGCTGGTGAACTTTGATGCGGTCACTCCGGACGTGTTTGACAACAAGTACTACGGCAACCTCCTGCGTGGGCGTGCCCCGCTCTCGTCTGACCAGGTTATGATGTCTGACCCCTTCGCGGCGACAACTACTGCGCCAATTGTTCGCAGGTTCTCCGATAATCAGAAGGAATTCTTCAGAAACTTTGCAGCCTCCATGATCAAAATGGGAAATATAAGTCCATTGACGGGAAGAGatggagagattagaaagaactgtcgCAGGGTGAACATGAAGTACTATTAG